The Punica granatum isolate Tunisia-2019 chromosome 4, ASM765513v2, whole genome shotgun sequence genome has a window encoding:
- the LOC116205223 gene encoding uncharacterized protein LOC116205223 → MDLDEWELLPIDGFLDFGEDCEKKDLLGKRRAADSTTTLFDVDLDYFRCPSPRSKLSPQSQLVPVRIQLDPPLVENGPCEAREAGEKNRAASVEEGDAAPDQDAVSQVFFKKMKENEFVDMKILESPRSGSRPISPPIENFHFEDVPETLESSCSPRKVPEGNCDIDREVVGEEVSRGGLNIWKWSLTGIGALCSFGVAAATICTIIIIGSHQRNKQKIRFQIYTDDKRIKEVVRHATKLNEAISAAKGVPLTRANITLGGYYEGL, encoded by the exons ATGGATCTTGATGAGTGGGAGCTGCTCCCGATCGATGGGTTCCTCGATTTCGGGGAGGACTGCGAGAAGAAGGACTTGCTGGGCAAGAGGAGGGCTGCTGACTCCACCACGACTTTGTTCGACGTGGACTTGGACTACTTCCGATGCCCTTCGCCTCGGTCGAAGCTCTCCCCGCAGAGCCAGCTCGTCCCGGTGAGGATTCAGCTCGATCCGCCGCTTGTTGAGAACGGCCCGTGTGAAGCGAGGGAAGCGGGGGAGAAGAACAGAGCAGCGAGCGTGGAGGAGGGGGATGCTGCTCCTGATCAGGACGCGGTGTCCCAGGTTTTCTTCaagaaaatgaaggaaaaCGAATTTGTCGACATGAAGATACTCGAGTCCCCGCGTTCGGGTTCGAGGCCGATCTCACCCCCGATCGAGAACTTCCATTTCGAGGACGTACCCGAGACTCTGGAGAGCTCCTGCTCCCCGAGGAAGGTGCCCGAGGGGAACTGCGACATCGACCGCGAGGTCGTCGGTGAGGAAGTGAGCAGAGGAGGACTGAATATATGGAAGTGGAGCTTGACCGGGATCGGGGCCCTCTGCTCCTTCGGGGTGGCGGCTGCCACCATCTGCACTATTATCATCATCGGCAGCCACCAGAGGAACAAGCAGAAGATCAGGTTCCAGATCTATACCGACGACAAG AGGATCAAGGAGGTGGTTCGTCATGCAACAAAACTGAATGAAGCAATCTCAGCAGCAAAAGGTGTTCCCCTGACTAGAGCAAACATCACCTTAGGTGGCTACTACGAGGGTCTTTGA